A single genomic interval of Candidatus Brocadia sp. harbors:
- a CDS encoding MBL fold metallo-hydrolase, with product MIFKQLNKTSCKTYLIGSENTKEVIVVDAVLEQVNEYVSLIKNEGLKLTHVLDTHTHADHISGSGALADLTGAVYVMHQNSPVRCVAFHVPDGFDCHLSDIPVKIMHTPGHTKDSMCLIFSDRILTGDTLFLDDGGAGRTDLPGGDPGEHWESLQKIMQLPDHLVVYPAHEYRGREPSSLGEQKKRNPNLQPRSKEAYIKWLTEMKLGPADWMKDVLKANYACARDPKAAWIPVDAPACEIKGTLSPGVNEEPVPTIPVAEVKRRVETNQLDGTVILDVREPAELKGELGAIKGVVNIPVGQVTQRLKELEKFKDKEIITVCRSGGRAHTAAAILLKAGFRKVFNMSGGMTAFRQAEKMK from the coding sequence ATGATCTTTAAACAATTAAATAAGACCTCGTGTAAAACCTACCTTATCGGTTCAGAAAATACGAAAGAAGTAATTGTGGTAGATGCTGTTCTGGAGCAGGTAAATGAATATGTATCCCTCATTAAAAATGAGGGACTAAAACTGACCCATGTGTTAGATACCCATACCCATGCAGACCACATCTCAGGGTCTGGTGCACTGGCTGACCTTACGGGTGCCGTATACGTCATGCACCAAAACTCCCCTGTCCGCTGTGTGGCATTCCATGTCCCTGATGGGTTTGACTGTCACCTGAGCGATATCCCGGTAAAAATCATGCACACACCGGGTCATACGAAGGACAGCATGTGTCTTATCTTTTCAGACCGCATTTTGACGGGGGATACCTTATTTCTGGACGATGGTGGGGCAGGACGTACAGATTTACCAGGCGGTGACCCTGGTGAACACTGGGAATCCTTACAAAAGATCATGCAATTACCGGATCATTTAGTAGTATACCCCGCCCATGAGTATCGCGGTCGAGAACCGTCCAGCTTGGGCGAGCAGAAAAAACGCAATCCCAATTTACAGCCCCGTTCAAAAGAGGCATATATCAAATGGCTTACTGAAATGAAACTGGGTCCTGCAGACTGGATGAAGGACGTGCTGAAGGCTAATTATGCCTGCGCCCGTGATCCCAAGGCTGCATGGATCCCGGTAGATGCGCCAGCCTGTGAGATCAAGGGTACTCTGTCTCCCGGGGTGAATGAAGAGCCGGTGCCCACCATTCCTGTGGCAGAGGTTAAACGACGTGTGGAAACGAATCAGCTCGATGGCACGGTTATCCTGGACGTCAGAGAACCGGCAGAACTCAAAGGAGAGTTGGGGGCCATTAAGGGTGTTGTCAATATCCCTGTGGGACAGGTAACACAAAGGCTGAAAGAGTTGGAAAAGTTTAAAGATAAAGAGATTATTACCGTATGCCGGAGCGGTGGTCGCGCCCATACCGCAGCTGCTATTTTGCTGAAGGCGGGGTTCAGGAAGGTCTTTAATATGAGCGGTGGTATGACTGCCTTTCGCCAGGCAGAAAAAATGAAATAG
- a CDS encoding NAD(P)-dependent alcohol dehydrogenase, whose amino-acid sequence MQVHKIQAAVLRKKGGPLKIESLDLEGPRDDEVLVRIVATGICHTDIDFCEDWDAAAKPVVLGHEGAGVVERVGKGVKGVKRGDHVVLSYQSCGRCRQCRNGYPTDCEHFYEANFGFKRLDGSNAFQRSDVSGHFFGQSSFATHALATERNLVEVSKDLRLEILAPLGCGLQTGAGTVMNSLEVSDGASIAIFGTGSVGLAAVMAARIVGANPIIAVDINPVRLELALELGATHSIDNRHDEVASRITGITGSGVDYVLEITGNPKMHQLAIDVLNPHGIVVLIASPKGTDVLPEGRKTLSVIQGGAVPQRFIPKLIALYQAGQFPFDRLVRFYDFSEINQAIADARHGDTIKPVLRISDA is encoded by the coding sequence GTGCAAGTGCACAAGATTCAGGCGGCCGTTCTGCGCAAGAAAGGCGGCCCCTTGAAGATCGAATCCCTCGATCTGGAAGGTCCGAGAGACGACGAAGTCCTGGTGCGCATCGTCGCAACAGGCATCTGTCATACCGATATAGACTTTTGCGAAGATTGGGACGCAGCAGCTAAGCCGGTAGTGTTGGGTCATGAGGGGGCAGGCGTGGTAGAGCGGGTTGGCAAAGGCGTGAAGGGTGTCAAGCGCGGCGATCATGTCGTGCTCTCTTACCAGTCCTGCGGCCGCTGCCGTCAATGCCGGAATGGATACCCTACAGATTGCGAGCACTTCTATGAGGCGAACTTCGGTTTCAAACGTCTGGATGGCAGCAATGCATTCCAACGCAGTGACGTCAGTGGGCACTTCTTTGGTCAGTCTTCGTTCGCCACCCATGCCCTGGCGACCGAACGCAACCTCGTCGAGGTTTCCAAAGACTTACGTCTGGAGATTCTGGCTCCGCTGGGTTGCGGCCTGCAGACCGGGGCTGGCACCGTGATGAACTCGTTGGAGGTCTCCGACGGGGCAAGCATCGCCATCTTCGGCACAGGATCGGTTGGCCTGGCGGCGGTTATGGCGGCTCGTATCGTCGGCGCCAACCCGATCATAGCTGTCGACATTAACCCTGTGCGGCTCGAACTTGCCCTGGAGTTGGGAGCCACCCACTCGATCGACAATCGTCATGATGAGGTTGCTTCACGCATCACCGGTATCACCGGTAGTGGCGTTGATTACGTGCTGGAAATCACTGGCAACCCGAAGATGCACCAACTTGCCATTGACGTGTTGAATCCCCATGGCATTGTGGTGCTCATTGCCTCCCCTAAGGGCACGGATGTTTTGCCAGAAGGGCGGAAAACCCTCAGCGTAATCCAGGGCGGCGCCGTGCCGCAGCGCTTTATCCCTAAACTGATCGCGCTATACCAGGCAGGGCAGTTTCCCTTTGACCGCCTTGTAAGATTCTATGACTTCAGCGAGATCAACCAGGCCATCGCTGATGCCAGGCACGGCGACACCATCAAGCCCGTGCTGCGAATTAGCGATGCGTAA